The following are from one region of the Thermococcus cleftensis genome:
- a CDS encoding CidB/LrgB family autolysis modulator encodes MNPLGITLTLVVFYLFSELHSRRRAFYTNPVLLSIITIAVILKWFGIPYGSYMESAAILKFLLGPAVVSLAVPVYKGRETIRAYSKEIALGIAVGGTVAILSAFYIAELLGGSEEVLLSIAPKSVTTAIAIGISDKIGGIPSLTAVLVITTGLLGNAFAPELLNLFRVRDRIARGLATGVSSHGLGTARIILEDELAGAVSGLAMALNGVFTALLLPHLIEILK; translated from the coding sequence ATGAACCCGCTGGGGATAACCCTCACCCTTGTGGTCTTCTACCTGTTCTCGGAGCTCCACTCCAGGAGGAGGGCGTTCTACACGAACCCTGTTCTCCTCTCCATAATCACGATAGCGGTTATCCTGAAATGGTTCGGAATCCCCTACGGGAGCTACATGGAGAGCGCGGCTATACTTAAGTTCCTCCTCGGGCCGGCCGTTGTTAGCCTTGCGGTTCCGGTCTACAAGGGCAGGGAGACGATAAGGGCATACTCAAAGGAGATAGCCCTGGGGATAGCCGTCGGTGGCACTGTTGCAATCCTCAGCGCCTTTTACATCGCCGAGCTCCTCGGCGGAAGTGAAGAAGTTCTCCTCAGCATAGCACCGAAGAGCGTGACGACGGCGATAGCGATAGGGATAAGCGACAAAATCGGCGGGATACCCTCCTTAACGGCCGTTCTCGTCATAACAACCGGCCTTCTCGGCAACGCCTTTGCCCCGGAGCTCCTCAACCTTTTCAGGGTGAGGGACAGAATAGCTAGGGGTCTCGCGACGGGAGTGAGTTCGCACGGCCTCGGGACGGCGAGGATAATACTGGAGGACGAGCTGGCGGGGGCTGTGAGCGGACTGGCGATGGCACTAAACGGAGTCTTTACCGCCCTCCTTCTTCCCCATCTCATCGAAATCCTCAAGTAG